TGCGCTTCGTGCATGTCCTTAGTCATAGAGGACGGTGTCCTGTCGCGCAGGAAACGGCGCTCGCCCGAGAGGAAGAAGAAGGCATTCTCCAAGCCAGGCACGGGGCCGCCAATGTCGGCGGTGTAGTAGTTGTGATCGTAGTTTTCACTCAGGACGTTGTCGGTCACCACTTCCACGTTGCCGTGGTAGTCGGAGGAACCGGAGTTGGTGACGACGTTGACGATGCCTGAGGAAACATGGCCATACTCAGCCGAGAAGGCGCCCGAAGTGACCGAGATTTCCTTAATGGCGTTCTGGTTGATCTTGGCCGTTGAAGCACCGGTCAGCGGGTCCTGCTGGGAGAATCCGTCAACGTAGTAGGCCACTTCAGAGGGCCGGCCACCGCGCAAGTTCAGTTCCTGACCGGTTGCCGACTCGGCGCCCGGACGCTGACCTCTGTTGCGAGTAGTGAAACTGCCGGAGTTGGCCCGCACCACACTGTTTTGAATACCCACTACCTGCTCCATGCCACGGGTCGGCATAGATAGTAGTTCATCACGTTTGATGATGTTCACTGTGGTGGTTTTGTCTTTGATCACCATCGGACGTTCGGCAGTTACTTTGATCGTAGTGCCGAGATCAGCCGCTTTGGAACTCATAGCCATGTCGTGGTAGCTGGCCAGATCGGCCGACACTTCGACATTGCTGATTTCCACATTGGCAAAACCAACGGCGGTGATTACCAGTGTGTAAGCTCCCACTGGTACGTTGTGAATAGTATAGACACCGTCCTGATCGGCGACCCCTCCCAGGTCGGTGCCCTGCACCGCTACCGTTGCACCAACAACGGGCTGATCACTATCGCCGTCTGTGATCTCACCAGTGATCTTGCCGACCACCGATCCGAACACAAGACTGCCCGACAGAAACAGCAAAAGAACGGTAATCGGGATTAGTTTCAGTCTCATTACATTGCTCCTATTGTATTGTGTGTGATTCTAATATTCCGTACGCTCCTGTTACGGACAATTAGCTACTTCCTTATGTGTTCTTCCTCCTTTGAAAATATGTCCAACATCCATGCGGTCGTAAATATCCACAAGTAAGTTTTCGCACATATAAGGGTGCGCTATACGGCCAACCCTTGTCAATCAAAAAAAGCCTAAAATTTCCCCCTTTAACTACTCTAATTTCGCTAAGATTCATCTTTCCCAACCACGATCAGGAACTCACGTCACGCCCCCCACGCCCTTTTGGGCAACCGGTGACGCGAAGCTCCGTTAAGTTCCTACCATATAAACAGACTTACGGGTCGCTTTGTTTTAAGAAAAAAGCCCTCCTGGCGTGGTTTTTCAGACCAACCTGAAAACCATTCCACACAGAATTCGAAGCCCAACCACCGTAGGCAACGAAAACCCCGGACGGCGATCACCGTTTATCACACTCTGACGCCGTTAATCGCAAAAAAGACAACCGGACGGCCGGAAAGCCGTCAAACAAATAAAGCGGACCGGGCAACGTCTTTTGGGCAGTACCGGCTATCCCTGCCTCGCTCTTATACGGACTTGCCCGCAGATGCCTCATCCGGTATCTTGAGGCTGTGAACGAAAAACCTGAGGAAAAAACGACATGACGCAACAGCGAACCGATAGACCGAGCAACCAGATCAGTAGTGAGTTGATGGACAAGCTGGAAAGACTGAAATCGATTTTGGCCGATCATGGGTCGGTAATTGTCGCCTTTTCCGGCGGCGTGGACAGCACATTCCTCTTAAAAGTCGCGTCCGAAGTGCTCGGTAGTCAGGTCATTGCCGTGACCGCAGAGTCAGACACACTGGCTTCGTCGGAACTGGAGATCGCTTCTGCATCTGCTTTAGCCTTCGGCGTTCGTCACCTGGTTGTACGAACCGATGAAATGTGCGACCCTGAATTCGTGGCCAATCCGCCGGATCGCTGCTACCATTGCAAGAAAACGCTGTTTGGTCGGCTAACGGAACTGGCCGAAGAACTCGGTGTGGCCAATGTGGTCGAAGGATCGAATTTTGACGACCTCAGTGATTACCGTCCGGGCTTCAGGGCGGTCGATGAATTCTCAGTCAGCAGCCCGCTCAAAGAGGCTCGGTTGACCAAAGAAGATATCCGCGCCCTGTCCAGGCAGATAAACCTGACCACCTGGGACAAGCCGGCGGCGCCATGTCTGTCGTCGCGCATTCCGTATGGCTCACCCATCACCAAAGAAAAGCTGACCCGTATCGAACAAGGTGAAAACTACCTGCGCACACTGGGCTTTTCGGTCCTGCGCGTGCGCGACCACGACGAGGTCGCGCGCATCGAAGTTCCGGTCGAGGATATCGGCAGGCTGTTTGCAGGCGCCAGAGCGGGCGAAATCACTGAGAAATTCAAGTCATTCGGATATGGCTACGTAGCGGTTGATCTGCTCGGTTTTCGGAGCGGCAGCCTGAACGAATCTTTGCCGAAAGAGCGACATGGACAAGAATAAGCTGCGCCACCTTCTGGAGAGCATCCGGGACCAGCGTTTGGACATAGATCAGGCTTTGGAGCAGCTAAAAGGTCTGCCCTATGAAGACATTGGCTTTGCCAAGCTTGACACCCACCGCGATCTTAGGCGCGGTTTTCCCGAAGTGATTTTTTGCAAAGGGAAGACCACCGAACAAGTAATCCAGATTATCGACAAGCTGTCCACCGGTGATCGCATTGTCATGGCCACCAAAGCCGAGCCCGATCTGTACGCGGCGGTCAAAACGGCTCATCCGAAGGCTCGGTATGAAGAATCGGCCGGGATTATTCTGACCGGCCCCTTGCCTAAGCCGCGCACCGAGAAGAAGATCGCGGTAGTAAGCGCCGGGACCTCAGATATCCCGGTGGCCGATGAGGCCGCCGTGACCGCTGAGGCCATGGGCAACCCGGTTGATCGGCTTTACGACATCGGCGTTGCCGGTATTCATCGCCTGCTACACAATAAGGAAACTCTGTTTAAGGCCAATGTTGTCGTGGTAGTGGCTGGTATGGAGGGTGCGTTGGCCTCAGTGGTGGGCGGGATGGTCGATTGCCCGGTGGTTGCTGTGCCGACATCGATTGGCTACGGGGCCAGTTTCAACGGACTGGCCGCCCTATTGTCAATGCTGAATAGTTGTTCGCCGGGCATCGCGGTGGTCAATATCGACAACGGATTCGGCGCCGGGTATTTCGCGGCAGTCACTAACCTGATGGGTGTCAAAAAGTGAAATCGATCCACTTCGACTGTTTCGCCGGTGTGGCCGGAGACATGATTCTCGGTGCCCTGGTCGATGCCGGCCTGAGTCTGGACCAACTCTCGGCCCAATTGGCCAAGCTCAAGGTGACAGGCTTCAAACTTGAAGCGAACAAAGTGGTCAAGAACGGCATTTCGGGCACCAAGATCGAGGTTATTACCGAGGAACAAAAAGTTCATCGACATCTGAGAGATATTACCGAGATCATCGAGAAAAGTGATCTCACCGAAAACGTTAAGACCGGCAGCGCGGATATATTTCAGACATTAGCCGCTGCTGAAGCCAAAGTTCACAATACCACGCCCGACAAGATCCACTTCCACGAAGTAGGCGCTCTGGATGCCATCATTGACATTGTAGGATCGGTGACAGGGCTTGAGTTGTTGGGGGTCGACCAGGTGAGTGCTTCACCAATCCACGTCGGCACCGGTTTTGTGAAGTGTGAGCACGGCAAGATTCCGGTGCCGGCACCGGCCACGCTTGAGATTTTGCAGGGTGTACCGACTTTTTCTACCGGCATCAGGTCAGAATTGACCACCCCGACCGGTGCGGCCATACTCAAAACGTTGGTCCGGGAGTTCGGACCGATGCCGCCAATGTTCATTGAGAATACCGGTTACGGCGCAGGCAGTCGCGATTTGGAAATACCGAATTTGCTGCGCGTAATCTGTGGGCGTCGGACACCTTCTTCCGCCCCTCTTGAAACCGATCAGGCAACGCTGGTTGAGTGCAACATCGACGATATGACCGGTGAGCATCTGGGCTATGTTTTCGAGCAACTATTGGATGCCGGCGCTCTCGATGTCTGGTTCACGCCCATTCAGATGAAGAAAAACCGCCCGGCCACTATGCTGTCAGTATTGGCGGCGGCCGACGATGCCGACCGTTTGATCGAGATCGTTCTGGCCCAGACAACCTCGCTGGGTGTGCGCGTTCAAAGGATGGAGCGTCGAAAGCTGGAGCGCGAGATCATCACGGTGTCCACAAGCTACGGCGATATTCGGGTCAAGGTGTGCCGGATGGGTGAACGAGTGAGAAACTATGCGCCGGAATACGATGATTGCCGCGATGCCGCCCGGCGTGCGGGCGTACCGCTTGATGTGGTCTATGACGACGTCAGACGTGTGGCCAATGATACGGAGAGAAACTAAAACGAGTGGTTATCAGTATTCAGCGATCTCGGATTTCTGTGTTGTACCATTGTTCAAAGTCTTGCTGAGCCTCGTCAACAGATTGGTCTAGCGACTCCGACAATACACGGGCCACCAAATCTCCTGATGATTCATTGGGCCTCAACGAATCAGGTGTCTGGCGGAGTATCGCTTGATAGGTCGACCTCAGCTTTCCTCTTTCCTGAAGATACATCAGAAAATACCGCGCATACGCCTGGTTCAATGACGCAATGGATGCTTGTTCGGCCGCTCCTCTGGCGTCGAATCGATCCCAGTTCATGCGCACCAGAGCATTGAGGGGGGGACGGTCCTCCCACCCATCGTTCAACACATTTTCACGCCACTCGTTTCGTCCACCTCTGATCACATCCCGGCCATCATACTCAGAAACTTCAAACAGTGAAGCAAGTCCTTCGTCCAACCAGGGGGGAACGTCGCCAAAGCTGGAACGAAGCATCAAGTGAAACAGTTCGTGCACAACTGTCCCAAGGTATTCTGTCTCGTACCCCACCGATGCCACCAGGCAAAGGTCATCTCGGAAGGAGTAACCGAGTGTTCCATTGCCCACTCTGAGACCGTGCAAGTCCCGGGCCAGTTGTACCACCATATCGGGGCCGGTCGCGAGATAGATGTTTATGTAGCTATCCAACTCAGAGACCTGGAATTGTCGGAGCAAGGTGACATACGCATGTTCGAAGACTTGGGCGACATGGGACTCGCTAATATGCCCCATTCCAATTGCCTTCACCAGAAAATGTTCGGTTTTGAAGCTCCCGGCCGCGTCCTGGCTGTCTCCCAGAACGGCATTCAATCGCTTGAGTGCATCGGCGGAGTCCCGAAGCGGCACAATCCGATCTCGAAGCTCTTCGAGCGATCTTGGGTCGACAAACTCGGGTGGCGATCCACGAAGCGGAGATACGCCCGGCTTGAAGAATGTCTTTCCTCTATAGTCGATCCCTGCGGCGCGGCCACCCGCAATGTGTGCAATTATCTTGCGGACGTGTCGACCTCTGAATCGGCCCTGAGTGCTTTTTCCACACTCCTCCATCTCACTTTCGATTATCTCTTTTGTTGTGTTGTCGAGCGCGTACCTGTCAAGAATCCACTTAAACCACTCGATGCCAAGGTCCTTGGTGTCGGGTAATCTACAATAGCTCGTGGCAAGCATGTAATCGACGTCCAGATTTCGTCCGAATTCGTCTGCTCGACAATCTGCCAACAACTCCACAGTCTGTTTGTATTGCTCACCTTCCCACGCTTCATTGGCGCTTTTGGTACACGAATCTCCTCTTGCATGGTCGGCGTCTGCAATTACCGATGCCAACAGAACTATGATAGCCACAAGACAATGAGTCGTAGATTTGGACTGCTTAAGTAAAACCATCACGATTCTCCTTTATTCACCATCCTTTGACAGGGCCGCCGGCGGGCGGATAATAGGTACGGAATCAGCTTCTTCAATAACGATGCTCTGGTCACCGACAAAGAGCGGCAGGTCGGTGACCTGTATCTCAAACTCCTTGACAATTGTCGTGAGCATAAGCACGGTTCCAAGCACAGCCATGATAATACCCGGAGAGCCTTGCGCCATGGCCTTACCAAAAGCTCCCTCGACTTCGATTTCTGAGCCGGAATCTTCGATTTTGCCAAGTACGAATAACGTCCCCACCAGGGCAAGGATCATGCCCGTATAAAAACCCAGGAATCGCGTATAGATGCTGAACAAAAGGACCGAGCGTGCCTGGTCGTATCGCTTCGTTAATGCCTGTTCTTCAAGGGCCACGCGCGTGTACCAGTTCATGGCCTCGGCCGATTGGAGTTGCCGACCTTTCGTGAAAAGACTGTCGAGCGCCGCGAGTGACTCCGGCAGTGATTGCGCATTGTTGTTGTATATGTGTTTCTTCAGGGTGTACGTTTCAATGGCGGAAACCACCAGGAAGGCAAGGATTAGCAGTAGTACCACGCGCTGGAGAAAAGGCAGAAGATTCTCCTGCCATTTCGTTGAGCCCTTCGGGCTTTCGGGATCAGTGGCGCCTTGCTTGTTCTTCGGGTTGTTCATTACACATCTCCCAGCGTTCTTCGTTTGCTTGCCACTTTAAGGCCATGCTGTAACATAAACCAAGGTTGTTGCTTGCTCCACGGGTACGGCTCACCCTCGAGGCTCGTGGCTGTTTGGCCTGCATCTATCGCGTCTGAACTCGAATAGCCATGTCCGAATGATCGACAAGGTCATCTCCACATTGACAAAAAACTTTCAATGTTTTGACTGTCGCAAGTTCCTAACATGTCCTCTTGAACCTCACAAACATACCAGAAGCGCTTTGAGTTGTCAAGGAGTCCCTATTTCAACCGTTTGCTCAGCTCGACCAGGGCAATTGCCGCATCTTTTGCACTACCCAGCCCTCCGAATAGCATTACGCGCAGATAGTAGGTCACGACCCTTGTGGTCCTGACATGGTGTCAGGTCCGGAAAGGACCTGACCTACAAGACCGCGCCTTGCCACCTCACCCTGAGCGGAGTCGAAGGGTGAAGTCCTGGCATCATTTATTGTAGCCGTTTTGTCGCAACTCCCGTAATATACTATAATGTCCAACGACACTACCAAATCGAGCAACACTGTGTTCGTCCGCACCGTCGACCTCTGTCGCTACTATCGACCCGGCCCGCACGAAGTACGGGCTGTGGACAACGTGAACATTTCGATTAATCGCGGCGAATTCGTCGGTATTGTCGGCGCCTCAGGTTCCGGCAAGTCGACAGTTTTGAATCTGATGGCCGGGCTGGACACGCCGACATCGGGTTCGGTCGTGGTCGACAAAGCCACCCTGGAATCTCTCAACCGCCGCGAACTGTCGGAGTATCGTGCTCAACGAGTGGGCATGGTCTTTCAAACATTCAACCTGATCGGACATCGCACAGCTCTTGGCAATGTCGAACTGGCTCTGTATTTCGACGATACGCCACGCCGTGCTCGGCAACAAAAAGCCACCGAGATACTCGAACGGCTCGGTTTGAGTGACCGGCTGGACCACCGACCGGCCGATCTTTCCGGTGGCGAACAGCAGCGCGTGGCTATCGCGCGCGCTCTGGTCAAGCAACCGCAACTACTCTTTGCCGACGAACCGACCGGCAATCTCGATTTTGAAAACAGCCGCGATATCGTTGCCCTCCTGACCGAACTTAACAAAGATGGGTTGACCGTGGTCATGGTCACGCACGATCTCGAACTGGCCAGGAAGCATGCCCACCAGATATACCGAATGCAGTACGGCCGCGTCGTGCCGCCTGAGTCGGAGGCGGGGGAGACAGCATGACGACTTATGACAGGTTGGCTATCTCGCTGGGCAATCTGTGGCGGATGAAACTCCGGTCGTTTTTGACTGTCTCGGGTGTAGTGATCGCCATAGCAGCTTTTGTGTCGATGCTTTCGTTCGGGGCCGGCAATCAGAAACTGGTCACCGAGCAGTTTGAAAAACTGGGGCTGCTCTCCACGGTCATCGTCTATCCGCAGCGTCAAACCGAGTCCAACGGCGACACGTCCAAAGTGGTGCTGGACCAAACCGTTGTAACCAGGCTATCGAAAGTCCCGGGCGTCAAGCTTGCCTATCCGCTGGAGGCGTTTGGATTAACGGTACAAATAGGGGATAGTTCAGCCCAAACCAAAGCACAAACTCTGCCGGTCGCCGCCTTGCAAACGAAGCTGCTCTCGCAGTTGGTGGCCGGCCATTCAATCGAGTCCGACTCGACAGATCAAGCTCTCGTGACCGAAGAACTGCTCGAACAGGTCGGCATCGAACATGCCGATTCGGCAATCGGCCTACCGATTGTGCTGTCGATCTCCCTGTCGAGTCTCGACAGTGGGCTGGCCCATATTTTCTACGACAAAGGCGGCAAAGTCAGAGAGCGGCTGCGCGGCTTGAGATTCGATTCACTCATGAACGGCGAATTCGTTGAACGATTGGCCCGGCAGGAGTTCAGCGCCGCCGCCCAGCGGTTTTTCGACGGTTATATGAACGCCCAGGAAACGATCAGCGACACACTGACGATAAGTGGCGTCCTCAAGGAGCGCCGCCACGGCCGCACCAGTATAGAACCTTTGATTATTCCGTTGGCCACTGCGCTCAAACTGGATGCCGGTGGCTTGACCGCCGATCCGATCGAACTGATCTCGGCCATCAGACGCGGTGCTTTTCTTGATGACAATAACGCCTCTGCCCGAAGCTACCCCCGCGTTACTCTCGATCTGGAACCTACCGCAGCCTACGAGCCGGTGCGCGATTCAGTCGAGGCGATGGGTTTTGAAGCCTTTAGCTACGCTGAAGAGTTTGCAGAGATTAGACGCATCTTTATTTACTTCAACATGGCCTTGGCCATGATTGGATTGATCGCACTCACGACCGCGTCGTTGGGCATTGTCAACACTATGGTTATGTCGATCATGGAACGCACCCGCGAGATCGGTGTGCTCAAATCGCTCGGTGCCGACGAGCGCGATATCCGGCTGTTGTTCCTGGTCGAATCCGGTGTCATCGGTTTGGTCGGCGCCGGGGCGGGAATTGTTTTCGGCTGGTTGATTGCACGGCTGGCGTCATATATCGCGCGGACGATAATGGAACGTGAGGGTGTCGACCCGGTCGAGTTGTTTGCCATGCCGCTCTGGTTGATTCTGGCTGCATTGACCGTTGGTGTTGTAGTCGCCGTGCTGGCCGGTCTGTACCCATCCGGTCGCGCCGCCCGAGTCGACCCGGTGACAGCGTTAAGGCATGAATGACCCATAAATGGGCGGCTTGACCGTGTCATGGTGAGCGGAGTCGAACCATGAAACCACGGCAGATGTGGACATCTGCCAGGCACTATATCTGGGGCAGACGAGGACGGCCACAAGTGGCTTCCACTTGCCGACCACACAAAGTCGAAGCATGAATCTGGTGCAGAGGAGGACGTCGGTCAGGCGCTATGTCATACCCGCGTCCCTCCGTCATTCCCGCGTCCCTCCGTCATTCCCGCGCAGGCGGGAATCCATCTTCCGTGTAAAACGGGCGAAGAAGGTCTGCCTGTGACGGGCGGGGTCGCCCAACACCACTCAAGTCAAAGACTGGATGCCGGATCAAGTCCGGCATGACAGAATGCGGACCGCCCACACAAAACAGGCAGGAGCCTGAGACTCCTGCCTTTGAATTATCAACGATGGTGTCGTCAATTCCCTACGCGTAAATCTCTTTCAACTGCTCGATCTTTTTCGGAATGTCCACCGAGTTCGCGCATGACGCCGTGCACGATGGACAAGAAGCGCAGGCATCCAGTCCCAATCCGTTTGGGATTGTCTTGAGAGTTCTCTTCGCCTTGGCGAAGTCGGCATATTGCGTGGCATACATGTGTGTCCGCATCAGATCAGGTATCTCACTGTTCTTTGGACAACTGGCCAGGCATTGGCGGCATTGACTACAGAAACCCATGCTGAGAATAATACTGTTGTCGGCGAGGAACTTCGATTCCTCGGCTGTCATATCGAGATCGGCTGCATAGCCGGTGTTGAACCGCATGTGGTCATGATTGCTGATACCGGTGATAGCGGTGCAGATGTTCTCGTTGCGCATGGCCCACTTAAAGGCAGCCGAGTTGATCACTTCGCCCGAATAGTCCCGCTGTGTGTCCGGGTTGGGGAAGTTACCGCCACCGGCTTGTGTCTTCATGCCGATAACACCGAGCCCTTTGTCGGCCGCTTTCTTGATGGCATTCAAGAGAGCGGTGTCGTTGACCATGGTAAAGTTGATCGATGTCAGAACAACATCATAGATACCTGCGTCGGTGGTGGCGTTGACTACATTGGCCATGTCGGAATGGGTGGAGATACCTATGAACCGCGCCTTGCCCTGCTTTTTGATCTCCGCTAAGCCTTCCATGATAGCTTCGTCGGTGCAGGTGGCGGCGTCGCGAACGTCATGGATGTACAGGATGTCAACGTAGTCTGTCTTGAGACGCTTGAGCGATGCCTCCATTGTGGAGGCCATCATCTTTTTCGATTGGGCAGGCGAGGTGATCGAGGCTCGTTGGGCGGTGGTGTGCAGTTTGGTGGCGATGACGGACTGCTTGCGCACGCCCATCTTAGCCAATGCCTGTCCGACCATCTGCTCGTTGCGCCCGTATGCATACGACACGGCGGTGTCGAAGTGGCGCATCCCGGCTTCGTAGCAGGCAACCACCAGTCCGGGGTCGTTGGCGGCGCCGGCACCCATCGAAACTATCGGCAGGGTCAAGCCGGTCTTGCCCAGTTTGCGTTCGACCATTTTGCCTTTGGTCGCTGTGCTCTTTTTGTCCTCGGCGGTGGCTACACCGGGCGCGACGCCGGCCAGAGACGCGGCGGCCAGGCAGCCGACAGAGGTCGCAATGAATTTCCTCCGGGTGAAGTCTGAGTTTTGCTCACTCATGGTGTTTCTCCAGGGTATCTCGGATATTACTCTTTATTCTCGTAATCATAACCAAGCCGGTGCTATTGGTTGGCATCCTGCTCGGCGATGCGTTCTTTTAGGCGTGCGATGATCTGAGGCGCATTGGTGTTTATTGCATCTCGCAACCCCGGAGTAATCCGAGGGTCGG
This DNA window, taken from Candidatus Zixiibacteriota bacterium, encodes the following:
- the larE gene encoding ATP-dependent sacrificial sulfur transferase LarE; the encoded protein is MTQQRTDRPSNQISSELMDKLERLKSILADHGSVIVAFSGGVDSTFLLKVASEVLGSQVIAVTAESDTLASSELEIASASALAFGVRHLVVRTDEMCDPEFVANPPDRCYHCKKTLFGRLTELAEELGVANVVEGSNFDDLSDYRPGFRAVDEFSVSSPLKEARLTKEDIRALSRQINLTTWDKPAAPCLSSRIPYGSPITKEKLTRIEQGENYLRTLGFSVLRVRDHDEVARIEVPVEDIGRLFAGARAGEITEKFKSFGYGYVAVDLLGFRSGSLNESLPKERHGQE
- the larB gene encoding nickel pincer cofactor biosynthesis protein LarB, producing the protein MDKNKLRHLLESIRDQRLDIDQALEQLKGLPYEDIGFAKLDTHRDLRRGFPEVIFCKGKTTEQVIQIIDKLSTGDRIVMATKAEPDLYAAVKTAHPKARYEESAGIILTGPLPKPRTEKKIAVVSAGTSDIPVADEAAVTAEAMGNPVDRLYDIGVAGIHRLLHNKETLFKANVVVVVAGMEGALASVVGGMVDCPVVAVPTSIGYGASFNGLAALLSMLNSCSPGIAVVNIDNGFGAGYFAAVTNLMGVKK
- the larC gene encoding nickel pincer cofactor biosynthesis protein LarC, coding for MKSIHFDCFAGVAGDMILGALVDAGLSLDQLSAQLAKLKVTGFKLEANKVVKNGISGTKIEVITEEQKVHRHLRDITEIIEKSDLTENVKTGSADIFQTLAAAEAKVHNTTPDKIHFHEVGALDAIIDIVGSVTGLELLGVDQVSASPIHVGTGFVKCEHGKIPVPAPATLEILQGVPTFSTGIRSELTTPTGAAILKTLVREFGPMPPMFIENTGYGAGSRDLEIPNLLRVICGRRTPSSAPLETDQATLVECNIDDMTGEHLGYVFEQLLDAGALDVWFTPIQMKKNRPATMLSVLAAADDADRLIEIVLAQTTSLGVRVQRMERRKLEREIITVSTSYGDIRVKVCRMGERVRNYAPEYDDCRDAARRAGVPLDVVYDDVRRVANDTERN
- a CDS encoding DUF1570 domain-containing protein, whose amino-acid sequence is MVLLKQSKSTTHCLVAIIVLLASVIADADHARGDSCTKSANEAWEGEQYKQTVELLADCRADEFGRNLDVDYMLATSYCRLPDTKDLGIEWFKWILDRYALDNTTKEIIESEMEECGKSTQGRFRGRHVRKIIAHIAGGRAAGIDYRGKTFFKPGVSPLRGSPPEFVDPRSLEELRDRIVPLRDSADALKRLNAVLGDSQDAAGSFKTEHFLVKAIGMGHISESHVAQVFEHAYVTLLRQFQVSELDSYINIYLATGPDMVVQLARDLHGLRVGNGTLGYSFRDDLCLVASVGYETEYLGTVVHELFHLMLRSSFGDVPPWLDEGLASLFEVSEYDGRDVIRGGRNEWRENVLNDGWEDRPPLNALVRMNWDRFDARGAAEQASIASLNQAYARYFLMYLQERGKLRSTYQAILRQTPDSLRPNESSGDLVARVLSESLDQSVDEAQQDFEQWYNTEIRDR
- a CDS encoding ABC transporter ATP-binding protein, with the translated sequence MSNDTTKSSNTVFVRTVDLCRYYRPGPHEVRAVDNVNISINRGEFVGIVGASGSGKSTVLNLMAGLDTPTSGSVVVDKATLESLNRRELSEYRAQRVGMVFQTFNLIGHRTALGNVELALYFDDTPRRARQQKATEILERLGLSDRLDHRPADLSGGEQQRVAIARALVKQPQLLFADEPTGNLDFENSRDIVALLTELNKDGLTVVMVTHDLELARKHAHQIYRMQYGRVVPPESEAGETA
- a CDS encoding ABC transporter permease, producing MTTYDRLAISLGNLWRMKLRSFLTVSGVVIAIAAFVSMLSFGAGNQKLVTEQFEKLGLLSTVIVYPQRQTESNGDTSKVVLDQTVVTRLSKVPGVKLAYPLEAFGLTVQIGDSSAQTKAQTLPVAALQTKLLSQLVAGHSIESDSTDQALVTEELLEQVGIEHADSAIGLPIVLSISLSSLDSGLAHIFYDKGGKVRERLRGLRFDSLMNGEFVERLARQEFSAAAQRFFDGYMNAQETISDTLTISGVLKERRHGRTSIEPLIIPLATALKLDAGGLTADPIELISAIRRGAFLDDNNASARSYPRVTLDLEPTAAYEPVRDSVEAMGFEAFSYAEEFAEIRRIFIYFNMALAMIGLIALTTASLGIVNTMVMSIMERTREIGVLKSLGADERDIRLLFLVESGVIGLVGAGAGIVFGWLIARLASYIARTIMEREGVDPVELFAMPLWLILAALTVGVVVAVLAGLYPSGRAARVDPVTALRHE
- a CDS encoding aldo/keto reductase, coding for MSEQNSDFTRRKFIATSVGCLAAASLAGVAPGVATAEDKKSTATKGKMVERKLGKTGLTLPIVSMGAGAANDPGLVVACYEAGMRHFDTAVSYAYGRNEQMVGQALAKMGVRKQSVIATKLHTTAQRASITSPAQSKKMMASTMEASLKRLKTDYVDILYIHDVRDAATCTDEAIMEGLAEIKKQGKARFIGISTHSDMANVVNATTDAGIYDVVLTSINFTMVNDTALLNAIKKAADKGLGVIGMKTQAGGGNFPNPDTQRDYSGEVINSAAFKWAMRNENICTAITGISNHDHMRFNTGYAADLDMTAEESKFLADNSIILSMGFCSQCRQCLASCPKNSEIPDLMRTHMYATQYADFAKAKRTLKTIPNGLGLDACASCPSCTASCANSVDIPKKIEQLKEIYA